The DNA region ATTCAACATTTCAGTAATCTTCAATCAGCGAAAAGTATCCATGTTGAAGAATAGGTAGGTGCAATCTTCAACCCCGACCTTCCCTGACACTGCCTGTCTGATCAAATCCTAATTTTATTTAGCTTTTTGAAATAACCTTCTTAAATCCCTCCCCGCCTCCCTTTTCCAAAGGGAGGAGTCCCGCCCAAGGCGGGATTTCCCCCTCTATCGCCTTGCCTCGGTCAATTTCGGATCCAGCAGATCTCTTAACCCATCCCCCAATAAATTGAATCCCAATACCGCCACGGCAATAGCCAAACCGGGGAATATGGCCAGCCACGGAGAAATTTCCATGAAGGTTTGGGCTTCGCTCAGCATCCTGCCCCAGCTGGGATGGGGGGGTTGAGTGCCCAGGCCGAGGTAACTCAGCGCTGCCTCCGCCAGAATGGCGATGGCCAACTGCACCGTACCCTGGACGATCAAAACAGAAAGAATATTCGGTAAAATGGTGCACCAGATGATCGCCCGATTACTCTGCCCGACGGCGCGGGCTGAAGTTACGAAATCTCTTTGCCACACCGAGAGGGAGGCTCCCCGGGTGAGACGAGCGAAAATCGGGATGTTGAATATGCCGATGGCC from Deltaproteobacteria bacterium includes:
- a CDS encoding ABC transporter permease, whose amino-acid sequence is MKRAFRNVNLIVGGILVMAIVVMAFLSPAYTPHDPNRMNIAQRFQSPGSAHLLGTDQYGRDIFSRVMKGAVNSLMVGWVAVGIGMGFGVLLGSLAAYWRGWKDEGVMRLVDVLYGFPAVLSAILITSIFGPGIINSMVAIGIFNIPIFARLTRGASLSVWQRDFVTSARAVGQSNRAIIWCTILPNILSVLIVQGTVQLAIAILAEAALSYLGLGTQPPHPSWGRMLSEAQTFMEISPWLAIFPGLAIAVAVLGFNLLGDGLRDLLDPKLTEARR